A single window of Sulfolobales archaeon DNA harbors:
- a CDS encoding glycosyltransferase — protein MISVIVTEYNKRDYLKYALSSVFNQSLDKSLYEVILTKKEEDKEIDDYARKNGAKIIYDETSRLGERIYSAMQESKGDIITFLEDDDMYNENRLKIVYNAFKDRKIGGFRNAVILIDKLGNKIKEEEIKEDEILNPKTYNHRKHFMPFVNNSSIALRRDLIDPDLKSIELMIDVYFAFISICNKLYEGLYNVKDKLTFYRIHPHNVSNPSTLSQRVSFNSRHMHESELIFNKFKECSKEVKKSLEFYRINDKLNYYRLYLLLNGKSPPDMDFTLGEKLQLLTIPTRLPFKFKLAIALTGLVLFLPKPIRDRIIAYRTKKIFNIK, from the coding sequence GATTATTTAAAATACGCTTTGAGTAGTGTTTTTAATCAAAGTCTAGATAAGAGTTTATATGAGGTAATTTTGACTAAGAAGGAAGAGGATAAAGAGATTGATGATTATGCTAGAAAAAACGGTGCTAAGATAATTTATGATGAAACTTCGCGCTTAGGTGAAAGAATTTATAGCGCTATGCAAGAGTCTAAGGGTGATATTATAACCTTCCTAGAAGATGATGATATGTATAATGAGAATAGGTTAAAGATAGTTTATAATGCTTTTAAAGATAGGAAAATAGGAGGATTTAGAAATGCGGTTATTCTAATAGATAAATTAGGTAATAAAATTAAAGAGGAAGAAATAAAGGAGGATGAAATACTCAACCCTAAAACATACAATCATCGTAAACATTTCATGCCATTCGTTAATAATTCTTCTATAGCCTTGAGGAGGGACTTAATAGATCCTGACCTAAAATCTATAGAGCTGATGATCGACGTTTACTTCGCCTTCATCTCAATTTGTAATAAACTTTATGAAGGCCTCTATAACGTGAAGGATAAGCTAACGTTTTATAGAATTCATCCTCATAATGTAAGTAATCCATCAACCTTATCACAACGAGTATCATTTAACAGTAGGCACATGCACGAGTCTGAATTAATTTTTAATAAGTTTAAGGAATGTAGTAAAGAAGTGAAAAAAAGCCTTGAATTTTATAGGATTAATGACAAGCTAAACTATTATAGATTATATTTACTTTTAAATGGGAAGAGTCCACCAGATATGGATTTCACATTAGGCGAAAAACTTCAATTATTAACTATACCTACCAGATTACCATTTAAGTTTAAATTAGCTATAGCACTTACTGGACTTGTATTGTTTTTACCTAAGCCAATACGAGATAGGATTATTGCGTATAGGACAAAAAAGATTTTTAACATAAAATAA
- the rfbC gene encoding dTDP-4-dehydrorhamnose 3,5-epimerase has protein sequence MPFEFKRLEIPEVVLIISKQFPDNRGYFEELYKESDFKNYVPCNFPQINHSFSKKGVLRGLHFQLNPYAQGKLVTVISGKIFDVAVDLRVGSPTYKKWVGVELTPGKLLWIPAGFAHGFYALEDSHVVYMVTKEFSKDHDSGIVWNDDEINVKWPTNYPILSDKDSNLPRLRESKANFKYNDSLC, from the coding sequence ATGCCATTTGAATTCAAAAGGTTGGAAATACCTGAAGTTGTTTTAATAATTTCTAAGCAATTTCCAGACAATAGAGGGTATTTTGAGGAATTATACAAGGAAAGCGATTTTAAAAATTACGTTCCTTGCAATTTCCCACAGATTAATCATTCTTTTTCTAAAAAGGGAGTTTTGAGGGGTTTACATTTTCAATTAAATCCCTACGCTCAAGGTAAATTAGTTACTGTAATATCTGGTAAGATATTTGATGTTGCAGTTGATTTAAGGGTGGGCTCTCCTACTTATAAAAAGTGGGTTGGTGTTGAATTAACGCCAGGTAAATTATTATGGATTCCAGCTGGTTTTGCTCATGGTTTCTATGCATTAGAAGATTCTCATGTAGTTTACATGGTTACTAAGGAGTTTTCTAAGGATCATGATTCTGGGATAGTATGGAATGATGATGAAATAAATGTCAAATGGCCAACTAATTATCCTATACTCTCTGATAAGGATAGTAATTTGCCTAGACTAAGGGAATCTAAGGCCAATTTTAAGTATAATGATAGTTTATGTTGA